A genomic region of Danio aesculapii chromosome 21, fDanAes4.1, whole genome shotgun sequence contains the following coding sequences:
- the si:ch211-247j9.1 gene encoding rho GTPase-activating protein 24 isoform X1, giving the protein MGLTCFKSWKYNSAAQKGGNRDVLVSPGSYFFLSNSCGQGEEWLKSLNKGIWIPFTGVFGQRLEETVLYERRYGDHMAPLVVEQCVDFIRERGLTEVGLFRQPGQATLVKELQEAFDAGEKPSFDSSTDVHTVASLLKLYLRELPEPLVPFSRYEEFLVCGKRIPSDREKGLQELRSLLYELPVANFNLLKYICQFLNDVQSYSNVNKMSIQNLATVFGPNILRPKAEDPESIIGGAAVVQHLMSELIREHGLLFSRENCNLPETSLQAVYPIQRHSDLVEWVHEPPSHLQEPLINKDYMSLPDQTVACPRKHSLPLTTERTGTFQKPCDKTLLHHLFETERQLQEDSLPTSSTLIYDNQSQHNSAQESLHTRHVLSPSTPPPACTTATNVLEAGVEMCVQSRSWSGMEDPRWGPERVLGESGGSSEAQDSTLSVYDNIVTEVQGEQYIENGDAKGTASATESSSSWSSCEIVPLEGESGSGGAASPCHASPGQFLSFRMDSGEEDLRPNSLASSSAPTDAPLSTGSSEVFLPNAPQEPLGFPASHAMQCLIAGLRQQMTRQKAEYEAKINRLEQRNRVLQGEVSGLRSTLEQQRRWVSMAEIKMRNVERARADADKRNTTLQQEMEQFFETFGELNAEARKTGRIVQSF; this is encoded by the exons gtgtgtttggtcaaaGATTGGAGGAGACGGTCCTGTATGAGAGGAGGTACGGGGATCACATGGCTCCTCTGGTGGTGGAGCAGTGTGTTGACTTCATTCGAGAGCGTGGGCTCACTGAGGTGGGACTCTTCAGGCAGCCTGGCCAGGCCACACTGGTTAAGGAGTTGCAGGAAGCTTTTGATGCTGGGGAAAAACCATCTTTTGACAG CAGCACAGATGTACATACCGTGGCATCTTTGCTGAAGCTGTACCTCAGGGAGTTGCCTGAACCTCTGGTGCCATTTTCCCGCTATGAAGAGTTTCTTGTATGTGGCAAAAGAATTCCCTCAGATAGGGAAAAG GGTTTGCAAGAGTTAAGGAGTCTTCTTTATGAGCTGCCTGTAGCAAACTTCAACCTCCTAAAATACATCTGCCA ATTCTTAAATGATGTCCAATCATATTCCAATGTCAACAAGATGAGTATCCAGAACCTGGCAACTGTATTCGGGCCAAATATCCTTCGGCCTAAAGCTGAGGACCCAGAAAGTATCATTGGAG GGGCAGCAGTTGTGCAACATCTAATGTCAGAACTGATCCGGGAGCATGGCCTGCTCTTTTCCAGAGAGAACTGCAACCTTCCTGAGACATCTTTACAAGCTGTCTATCCCATACAAAGACACAGTGATCTTGTGGAATGGGTGCACGAACCACCTTCCCACCTGCAGGAGCCTTTAATAAACAAAGATTACATGTCCCTTCCAGACCAGACTGTAGCCTGTCCACGTAAACACTCTTTACCCCTAACCACAGAGAGGACAGGGACTTTTCAAAAACCTTGTGACAAAACATTATTACACCATCTCTTCGAAACAGAGCGACAGCTTCAAGAGGACTCTTTGCCAACCAGCTCTACATTAATTTACGACAACCAAAGTCAACATAACTCAGCACAAGAATCTCTTCATACAAGACATGTACTATCACCCTCCACCCCACCACCTGCCTGCACTACTGCGACCAATGTGCTGGAAGCTGGGGTTGAAATGTGCGTGCAGTCAAGGAGCTGGTCTGGCATGGAAGATCCCAGATGGGGACCAGAAAGAGTGTTAGGAGAGAGTGGAGGCAGCAGTGAAGCTCAGGACAGCACCTTATCTGTCTATGACAATATTGTTACTGAGGTACAAGGGGAACAATATATAGAGAACGGAGATGCCAAAGGTACTGCCAGTGCAACTGAGAGCAGCAGCTCTTGGTCCTCCTGTGAGATTGTCCCTTTGGAGGGGGAAAGTGGGAGTGGTGGAGCGGCTAGCCCTTGCCATGCTTCCCCTGGACAGTTTCTCTCATTCCGAATGGACTCTGGGGAGGAAGACCTTCGTCCCAACTCTCTTGCTTCATCATCTGCTCCCACAGATGCCCCTTTAAGCACTGGCAGCAGCGAAGTTTTTTTGCCAAACGCACCCCAGGAGCCCTTAGGGTTTCCAGCTTCTCATGCCATGCAGTGCCTCATTGCAGGGCTTCGTCAACAGATGACCAGGCAAAAGGCAGAGTATGAGGCTAAAATAAATAG actGGAGCAAAGAAACAGAGTCCTTCAGGGGGAAGTTTCAGGGTTGCGGTCAACTCTGGAGCAGCAGCGACGCTGGGTGAGCATGGCTGAGATCAAGATGCGTAATGTAGAGCGAGCCCGTGCAGATGCCGACAAACGAAATACCACTCTTCAACAAGAGATGGAACagttctttgaaacatttggtgAGCTTAATGCAGAGGCTCGAAAAACCGGTCGAATTGTTCAGAGTTTTTGA
- the si:ch211-247j9.1 gene encoding rho GTPase-activating protein 24 isoform X2: MGLTCFKSWKYNSAAQKGGNRDVLVSPGSYFFLSNSCGQGEEWLKSLNKGIWIPFTGVFGQRLEETVLYERRYGDHMAPLVVEQCVDFIRERGLTEVGLFRQPGQATLVKELQEAFDAGEKPSFDSTDVHTVASLLKLYLRELPEPLVPFSRYEEFLVCGKRIPSDREKGLQELRSLLYELPVANFNLLKYICQFLNDVQSYSNVNKMSIQNLATVFGPNILRPKAEDPESIIGGAAVVQHLMSELIREHGLLFSRENCNLPETSLQAVYPIQRHSDLVEWVHEPPSHLQEPLINKDYMSLPDQTVACPRKHSLPLTTERTGTFQKPCDKTLLHHLFETERQLQEDSLPTSSTLIYDNQSQHNSAQESLHTRHVLSPSTPPPACTTATNVLEAGVEMCVQSRSWSGMEDPRWGPERVLGESGGSSEAQDSTLSVYDNIVTEVQGEQYIENGDAKGTASATESSSSWSSCEIVPLEGESGSGGAASPCHASPGQFLSFRMDSGEEDLRPNSLASSSAPTDAPLSTGSSEVFLPNAPQEPLGFPASHAMQCLIAGLRQQMTRQKAEYEAKINRLEQRNRVLQGEVSGLRSTLEQQRRWVSMAEIKMRNVERARADADKRNTTLQQEMEQFFETFGELNAEARKTGRIVQSF; encoded by the exons gtgtgtttggtcaaaGATTGGAGGAGACGGTCCTGTATGAGAGGAGGTACGGGGATCACATGGCTCCTCTGGTGGTGGAGCAGTGTGTTGACTTCATTCGAGAGCGTGGGCTCACTGAGGTGGGACTCTTCAGGCAGCCTGGCCAGGCCACACTGGTTAAGGAGTTGCAGGAAGCTTTTGATGCTGGGGAAAAACCATCTTTTGACAG CACAGATGTACATACCGTGGCATCTTTGCTGAAGCTGTACCTCAGGGAGTTGCCTGAACCTCTGGTGCCATTTTCCCGCTATGAAGAGTTTCTTGTATGTGGCAAAAGAATTCCCTCAGATAGGGAAAAG GGTTTGCAAGAGTTAAGGAGTCTTCTTTATGAGCTGCCTGTAGCAAACTTCAACCTCCTAAAATACATCTGCCA ATTCTTAAATGATGTCCAATCATATTCCAATGTCAACAAGATGAGTATCCAGAACCTGGCAACTGTATTCGGGCCAAATATCCTTCGGCCTAAAGCTGAGGACCCAGAAAGTATCATTGGAG GGGCAGCAGTTGTGCAACATCTAATGTCAGAACTGATCCGGGAGCATGGCCTGCTCTTTTCCAGAGAGAACTGCAACCTTCCTGAGACATCTTTACAAGCTGTCTATCCCATACAAAGACACAGTGATCTTGTGGAATGGGTGCACGAACCACCTTCCCACCTGCAGGAGCCTTTAATAAACAAAGATTACATGTCCCTTCCAGACCAGACTGTAGCCTGTCCACGTAAACACTCTTTACCCCTAACCACAGAGAGGACAGGGACTTTTCAAAAACCTTGTGACAAAACATTATTACACCATCTCTTCGAAACAGAGCGACAGCTTCAAGAGGACTCTTTGCCAACCAGCTCTACATTAATTTACGACAACCAAAGTCAACATAACTCAGCACAAGAATCTCTTCATACAAGACATGTACTATCACCCTCCACCCCACCACCTGCCTGCACTACTGCGACCAATGTGCTGGAAGCTGGGGTTGAAATGTGCGTGCAGTCAAGGAGCTGGTCTGGCATGGAAGATCCCAGATGGGGACCAGAAAGAGTGTTAGGAGAGAGTGGAGGCAGCAGTGAAGCTCAGGACAGCACCTTATCTGTCTATGACAATATTGTTACTGAGGTACAAGGGGAACAATATATAGAGAACGGAGATGCCAAAGGTACTGCCAGTGCAACTGAGAGCAGCAGCTCTTGGTCCTCCTGTGAGATTGTCCCTTTGGAGGGGGAAAGTGGGAGTGGTGGAGCGGCTAGCCCTTGCCATGCTTCCCCTGGACAGTTTCTCTCATTCCGAATGGACTCTGGGGAGGAAGACCTTCGTCCCAACTCTCTTGCTTCATCATCTGCTCCCACAGATGCCCCTTTAAGCACTGGCAGCAGCGAAGTTTTTTTGCCAAACGCACCCCAGGAGCCCTTAGGGTTTCCAGCTTCTCATGCCATGCAGTGCCTCATTGCAGGGCTTCGTCAACAGATGACCAGGCAAAAGGCAGAGTATGAGGCTAAAATAAATAG actGGAGCAAAGAAACAGAGTCCTTCAGGGGGAAGTTTCAGGGTTGCGGTCAACTCTGGAGCAGCAGCGACGCTGGGTGAGCATGGCTGAGATCAAGATGCGTAATGTAGAGCGAGCCCGTGCAGATGCCGACAAACGAAATACCACTCTTCAACAAGAGATGGAACagttctttgaaacatttggtgAGCTTAATGCAGAGGCTCGAAAAACCGGTCGAATTGTTCAGAGTTTTTGA
- the si:ch211-247j9.1 gene encoding rho GTPase-activating protein 24 isoform X3, with product MPENKQSIQRTGSYLSHSAYRKIKRVLSFRKRVFGQRLEETVLYERRYGDHMAPLVVEQCVDFIRERGLTEVGLFRQPGQATLVKELQEAFDAGEKPSFDSSTDVHTVASLLKLYLRELPEPLVPFSRYEEFLVCGKRIPSDREKGLQELRSLLYELPVANFNLLKYICQFLNDVQSYSNVNKMSIQNLATVFGPNILRPKAEDPESIIGGAAVVQHLMSELIREHGLLFSRENCNLPETSLQAVYPIQRHSDLVEWVHEPPSHLQEPLINKDYMSLPDQTVACPRKHSLPLTTERTGTFQKPCDKTLLHHLFETERQLQEDSLPTSSTLIYDNQSQHNSAQESLHTRHVLSPSTPPPACTTATNVLEAGVEMCVQSRSWSGMEDPRWGPERVLGESGGSSEAQDSTLSVYDNIVTEVQGEQYIENGDAKGTASATESSSSWSSCEIVPLEGESGSGGAASPCHASPGQFLSFRMDSGEEDLRPNSLASSSAPTDAPLSTGSSEVFLPNAPQEPLGFPASHAMQCLIAGLRQQMTRQKAEYEAKINRLEQRNRVLQGEVSGLRSTLEQQRRWVSMAEIKMRNVERARADADKRNTTLQQEMEQFFETFGELNAEARKTGRIVQSF from the exons gtgtgtttggtcaaaGATTGGAGGAGACGGTCCTGTATGAGAGGAGGTACGGGGATCACATGGCTCCTCTGGTGGTGGAGCAGTGTGTTGACTTCATTCGAGAGCGTGGGCTCACTGAGGTGGGACTCTTCAGGCAGCCTGGCCAGGCCACACTGGTTAAGGAGTTGCAGGAAGCTTTTGATGCTGGGGAAAAACCATCTTTTGACAG CAGCACAGATGTACATACCGTGGCATCTTTGCTGAAGCTGTACCTCAGGGAGTTGCCTGAACCTCTGGTGCCATTTTCCCGCTATGAAGAGTTTCTTGTATGTGGCAAAAGAATTCCCTCAGATAGGGAAAAG GGTTTGCAAGAGTTAAGGAGTCTTCTTTATGAGCTGCCTGTAGCAAACTTCAACCTCCTAAAATACATCTGCCA ATTCTTAAATGATGTCCAATCATATTCCAATGTCAACAAGATGAGTATCCAGAACCTGGCAACTGTATTCGGGCCAAATATCCTTCGGCCTAAAGCTGAGGACCCAGAAAGTATCATTGGAG GGGCAGCAGTTGTGCAACATCTAATGTCAGAACTGATCCGGGAGCATGGCCTGCTCTTTTCCAGAGAGAACTGCAACCTTCCTGAGACATCTTTACAAGCTGTCTATCCCATACAAAGACACAGTGATCTTGTGGAATGGGTGCACGAACCACCTTCCCACCTGCAGGAGCCTTTAATAAACAAAGATTACATGTCCCTTCCAGACCAGACTGTAGCCTGTCCACGTAAACACTCTTTACCCCTAACCACAGAGAGGACAGGGACTTTTCAAAAACCTTGTGACAAAACATTATTACACCATCTCTTCGAAACAGAGCGACAGCTTCAAGAGGACTCTTTGCCAACCAGCTCTACATTAATTTACGACAACCAAAGTCAACATAACTCAGCACAAGAATCTCTTCATACAAGACATGTACTATCACCCTCCACCCCACCACCTGCCTGCACTACTGCGACCAATGTGCTGGAAGCTGGGGTTGAAATGTGCGTGCAGTCAAGGAGCTGGTCTGGCATGGAAGATCCCAGATGGGGACCAGAAAGAGTGTTAGGAGAGAGTGGAGGCAGCAGTGAAGCTCAGGACAGCACCTTATCTGTCTATGACAATATTGTTACTGAGGTACAAGGGGAACAATATATAGAGAACGGAGATGCCAAAGGTACTGCCAGTGCAACTGAGAGCAGCAGCTCTTGGTCCTCCTGTGAGATTGTCCCTTTGGAGGGGGAAAGTGGGAGTGGTGGAGCGGCTAGCCCTTGCCATGCTTCCCCTGGACAGTTTCTCTCATTCCGAATGGACTCTGGGGAGGAAGACCTTCGTCCCAACTCTCTTGCTTCATCATCTGCTCCCACAGATGCCCCTTTAAGCACTGGCAGCAGCGAAGTTTTTTTGCCAAACGCACCCCAGGAGCCCTTAGGGTTTCCAGCTTCTCATGCCATGCAGTGCCTCATTGCAGGGCTTCGTCAACAGATGACCAGGCAAAAGGCAGAGTATGAGGCTAAAATAAATAG actGGAGCAAAGAAACAGAGTCCTTCAGGGGGAAGTTTCAGGGTTGCGGTCAACTCTGGAGCAGCAGCGACGCTGGGTGAGCATGGCTGAGATCAAGATGCGTAATGTAGAGCGAGCCCGTGCAGATGCCGACAAACGAAATACCACTCTTCAACAAGAGATGGAACagttctttgaaacatttggtgAGCTTAATGCAGAGGCTCGAAAAACCGGTCGAATTGTTCAGAGTTTTTGA